A genomic region of Micromonospora sp. NBC_01796 contains the following coding sequences:
- a CDS encoding FAD/NAD(P)-binding oxidoreductase: MVPTVVVVGGGYGGITVAKALDDVADVVLVEPRDTFVHTVAGLRAAVDPDWADRIFLPYDRLLTRGRVHRDRAVRVSATAVELGSGEVIGADYVVLATGVVYPYPARMDVEDSTSARSKLGATRDALHRARRVLLLGAGPVGLEFAGEIKSVWPGKTVTVVDPGTDLVSGRFPDEFRSILRTQLDQLGVEVLLGTSLRELPRSEPGRAATVTVTTGSGTEITADIWFPCYGVSTDTDYLDADLRAARRPDNLLVVTPELRLHGQDTVFAIGDVTAVPEMKMARAAQKHAEVVAANIRTLIGGGTDLTTYLPAADAIVLPLGPKGGVSYAPEVGVLGAGPTSDIKGDLFVDNYLELLGLTVTP; encoded by the coding sequence GTGGTTCCAACAGTGGTCGTGGTGGGCGGCGGGTACGGCGGCATCACGGTGGCGAAGGCGCTGGACGACGTCGCCGACGTTGTCCTGGTCGAGCCCCGCGACACGTTCGTGCACACCGTCGCCGGGTTGCGCGCGGCCGTGGACCCGGACTGGGCGGATCGGATCTTCCTCCCGTACGACCGGCTCCTGACCCGTGGACGGGTGCACCGGGACCGGGCGGTCCGGGTGTCCGCGACCGCCGTCGAACTCGGCTCCGGAGAGGTGATCGGGGCCGACTACGTCGTGCTCGCCACGGGCGTGGTCTACCCGTACCCGGCCAGGATGGATGTGGAGGACAGTACGTCCGCCCGGTCGAAGCTCGGGGCCACCCGCGACGCGTTGCACCGGGCCCGACGGGTCCTGCTCCTCGGCGCCGGACCGGTGGGGCTGGAGTTCGCCGGCGAGATCAAGTCGGTGTGGCCGGGGAAGACCGTCACGGTCGTGGACCCCGGTACGGATCTCGTCTCCGGACGTTTTCCGGACGAGTTCCGTTCGATCCTGCGCACCCAACTGGACCAACTGGGCGTCGAGGTCCTGCTCGGTACGTCGTTGCGGGAACTGCCCCGGTCGGAGCCGGGTCGGGCGGCCACCGTCACCGTGACCACCGGATCCGGTACGGAGATCACCGCGGACATCTGGTTCCCCTGCTACGGGGTGAGTACCGACACCGACTATCTCGACGCCGACCTGCGGGCGGCCCGGCGGCCCGACAACCTGCTCGTCGTCACACCGGAGCTGCGGCTGCACGGCCAGGACACCGTGTTCGCGATCGGGGACGTCACCGCGGTACCCGAGATGAAGATGGCCCGCGCCGCCCAGAAACACGCCGAGGTGGTGGCCGCCAACATCCGGACCCTGATCGGGGGCGGCACCGACCTGACCACCTACCTGCCGGCGGCGGACGCCATCGTCCTCCCGCTCGGCCCCAAGGGCGGTGTCTCGTACGCACCCGAGGTCGGCGTGCTCGGCGCCGGACCCACCTCGGACATCAAGGGCGACCTGTTCGTCGACAACTACCTCGAACTTCTCGGCCTGACCGTGACCCCGTGA
- a CDS encoding SRPBCC family protein, with translation MQSTYVSQHVRASRPAVYRALLDAHAIAKWRVPVGMSSQVHEFEAREGGSFRVSLTYDTTDGVGKSAAHTDTYHGHFVRLVPDEQVVEVFEFETTDPALRGTMTMTTTLVDADGGTEVRIAHEGLPDSIPAADNETGTRMALENLARLVEAEEGSS, from the coding sequence ATGCAGTCAACGTACGTATCGCAGCATGTGCGGGCCTCACGTCCGGCCGTCTACCGGGCACTGCTGGACGCCCACGCGATCGCGAAGTGGCGGGTTCCGGTCGGCATGAGCAGCCAGGTGCACGAGTTCGAGGCGAGAGAGGGTGGTTCGTTCCGCGTCTCGCTCACGTACGACACCACGGACGGCGTGGGTAAGTCGGCGGCGCACACCGACACGTACCACGGGCACTTCGTCCGGCTCGTGCCGGACGAGCAGGTGGTCGAGGTGTTCGAGTTCGAGACCACGGACCCGGCGCTGCGCGGCACGATGACGATGACCACCACCCTGGTCGACGCGGACGGTGGAACCGAGGTGCGGATCGCGCACGAGGGCCTGCCGGACAGCATTCCCGCCGCCGACAACGAGACCGGTACGCGGATGGCGCTGGAAAATCTCGCCCGGCTCGTCGAGGCCGAAGAGGGAAGTTCCTGA